One genomic window of Geodermatophilus sp. DSM 44513 includes the following:
- a CDS encoding DUF2975 domain-containing protein, whose product MQTVRRAVGPLRFLLVVVLLALVAAQLWAVPAMVPDLTDPSLEQSVVRWTMLTVSALALVCVQVVVVCTWQLLTLVTRDRIFSADALPWVDAIVAAMAAGWVMLLGTLVGAYYFVIDEVSDGAALPVLLLVLLLVGAVVGLLMVVMRALLRQATSLQTDLEAVI is encoded by the coding sequence ATGCAGACAGTGCGCCGGGCCGTCGGCCCGCTCCGGTTCCTCCTCGTGGTGGTCCTCCTGGCCCTGGTCGCCGCCCAGCTGTGGGCGGTGCCCGCGATGGTGCCGGACCTGACCGACCCGTCCCTGGAGCAGTCGGTGGTGCGGTGGACGATGCTCACCGTCTCCGCCCTGGCGCTGGTGTGCGTCCAGGTCGTGGTCGTGTGCACCTGGCAGCTGCTCACCCTGGTCACCCGCGACCGCATCTTCAGCGCGGACGCCCTGCCCTGGGTGGACGCCATCGTGGCCGCGATGGCCGCCGGGTGGGTGATGCTCCTGGGCACCCTCGTCGGCGCCTACTACTTCGTCATCGACGAGGTGAGCGACGGCGCCGCGCTGCCGGTGCTGCTGCTGGTGCTGCTGCTGGTCGGCGCCGTGGTGGGGCTGCTCATGGTGGTGATGCGGGCGCTGCTGCGGCAGGCCACCAGCCTGCAGACCGACCTCGAGGCGGTCATCTGA
- a CDS encoding helix-turn-helix transcriptional regulator, with product MPIVVRIDVELARRKMGVGEFAERVGLTPANVAVLKNGRAKAVRFSTLEAMCRVLDCQPGDLLEWVPDDQDAPQAVRGAQQ from the coding sequence ATGCCGATCGTGGTGCGCATCGACGTGGAGCTGGCCCGGCGCAAGATGGGCGTGGGCGAGTTCGCCGAGCGGGTCGGCCTCACGCCGGCGAACGTGGCGGTGCTGAAGAACGGCCGCGCCAAGGCGGTCCGCTTCAGCACGCTGGAGGCGATGTGCCGGGTGCTGGACTGCCAGCCCGGCGACCTGCTCGAGTGGGTCCCCGACGACCAGGACGCCCCGCAGGCCGTGCGCGGGGCCCAGCAGTGA
- a CDS encoding NAD(P)/FAD-dependent oxidoreductase, translated as MTDAGSGRVDVLVVGAGLAGLHTATLLARHGHEVLLAERRRTLGGAVRTTGIFVRKTLDDFPLPPELLGPPIRRVVLHPPGLRRPVTLDSDRDEYRVGDMAPLYLAAARTAADAGVRLALGTRCAGRCDDGGWLLVGPDGPGVVRARYVVGADGARSRVARDLGLDRNRHLLVGAEEVFPVAPGDRTPAFHCVLDPSLAPGYLAWVVDDGRHAHVGVAGYADRYPHGLRAALDRFSASAPGLSGLDRPADVERRGGPIPVGGLLRRIGGSHGLLVGDAAGAVSPLTAGGLDPCLRLSGLAAEVLDDALRAGRPDPLAHYDGAALRARFRGRLALRRGLAQVRTPAAATAAFSVLRTPPGRAAARRVLFGDRSFPEPERHPGRTAAAVP; from the coding sequence GTGACCGACGCCGGCAGCGGGCGGGTCGACGTCCTGGTCGTCGGGGCCGGGCTGGCCGGGCTGCACACCGCCACGCTGCTCGCCCGGCACGGTCACGAGGTACTGCTGGCCGAGCGGCGCCGCACGCTCGGCGGTGCCGTCCGCACCACGGGGATCTTCGTGCGCAAGACGCTCGACGACTTCCCGCTGCCCCCGGAGCTGCTCGGGCCGCCGATCCGGCGCGTGGTGCTCCACCCGCCGGGGCTGCGCCGCCCGGTGACCCTGGACAGCGACCGTGACGAGTACCGGGTGGGCGACATGGCGCCGCTGTACCTCGCGGCGGCCCGCACCGCTGCCGACGCCGGCGTGCGCCTGGCGCTGGGCACCCGCTGTGCCGGCCGGTGCGACGACGGTGGCTGGCTGCTGGTCGGGCCGGACGGGCCGGGAGTGGTCCGGGCGCGCTACGTCGTCGGCGCCGACGGGGCACGCTCGCGGGTCGCCCGCGACCTCGGCCTGGACCGCAACCGGCACCTGCTGGTCGGCGCCGAGGAGGTGTTCCCGGTCGCCCCCGGGGACCGGACGCCGGCGTTCCACTGCGTCCTGGACCCCTCGCTGGCGCCGGGCTACCTGGCCTGGGTGGTCGACGACGGGCGGCACGCGCACGTCGGGGTGGCCGGGTACGCCGACCGCTACCCGCACGGCCTGCGCGCCGCCCTCGACCGGTTCAGCGCGTCGGCCCCCGGGCTGTCCGGGCTGGACCGGCCGGCGGACGTCGAGCGGCGCGGCGGCCCGATCCCGGTCGGCGGGCTGCTGCGCCGCATCGGCGGCAGCCACGGACTGCTCGTCGGCGACGCCGCCGGCGCGGTCTCCCCGCTCACCGCCGGCGGCCTGGACCCCTGCCTGCGGCTGTCCGGGCTCGCCGCCGAGGTGCTGGACGACGCGCTGCGCGCCGGACGGCCCGACCCGCTGGCCCACTACGACGGCGCGGCGCTGCGCGCCCGCTTCCGGGGCCGGCTCGCCCTGCGCCGCGGGCTGGCCCAGGTGCGCACCCCGGCGGCGGCGACCGCGGCCTTCAGCGTCCTGCGCACGCCGCCCGGCCGGGCCGCGGCCCGCCGCGTCCTGTTCGGCGACCGGTCCTTCCCCGAGCCCGAGCGCCACCCCGGACGGACGGCCGCGGCCGTGCCGTGA
- a CDS encoding ATP-dependent 6-phosphofructokinase, translating into MVSHEDLAVRTLGPCRIDSPLAARLGERETTQHSVVEEDRILFDDTISMIGSRGLPIDQLPSLEPGGPRKQIYFDPAKTRVGIVTCGGLCPGLNDVIRGLVLELSRHYGVRRIVGFRNGYRGFIPRYGEDVLDLDPEVVMDIDDEGGTILGTSRGEQDAEEVVDALERLGINILFVIGGDGTIRGAMDVVRVIGERGLKIAVVGIPKTIDNDIPYIDQSFGFQTAMAEATKSIHAASVEARSAPGGIGLVKLMGRHSGFIACYSTLAKDDADYVLIPEVPFALDGERGFLEHLRRRVEDRGHAVVVVAEGAGQEHIEGEEPGRDASGNVRFGDIGRLLRRLVVEHFDAHGTETNVRYFDPSYAIRSVPANPFDSAYCLRLAHAAVHAAMAGRTEVIVARRRRRFVHMPMPLAVSRRNHVDPMGDLWLSVLEATGQPVRFE; encoded by the coding sequence ATGGTCAGCCACGAGGACCTCGCCGTCCGGACCCTCGGACCCTGCCGGATCGACTCACCGCTGGCCGCCCGGCTCGGCGAGCGGGAGACCACCCAGCACTCGGTGGTCGAGGAGGACCGGATCCTCTTCGACGACACGATCTCCATGATCGGCAGCCGGGGCCTGCCGATCGACCAGCTGCCCAGCCTGGAGCCCGGGGGACCCCGCAAGCAGATCTACTTCGACCCGGCCAAGACCCGGGTCGGCATCGTCACCTGCGGGGGGCTGTGCCCCGGCCTCAACGACGTCATCCGCGGGCTGGTGCTGGAGCTGTCCCGCCACTACGGGGTGCGCCGCATCGTCGGGTTCCGCAACGGCTACCGCGGCTTCATCCCGCGCTACGGGGAGGACGTCCTCGACCTCGACCCGGAGGTCGTGATGGACATCGACGACGAGGGCGGCACCATCCTCGGCACCTCCCGCGGCGAGCAGGACGCCGAGGAGGTGGTCGACGCGCTGGAGCGCCTGGGCATCAACATCCTGTTCGTCATCGGCGGCGACGGCACCATCCGCGGGGCCATGGACGTCGTCCGCGTCATCGGCGAGCGGGGCCTGAAGATCGCCGTCGTCGGCATCCCCAAGACGATCGACAACGACATCCCCTACATCGACCAGAGCTTCGGCTTCCAGACCGCGATGGCCGAGGCCACCAAGAGCATCCACGCGGCCAGTGTCGAGGCCCGCTCGGCCCCCGGCGGCATCGGGCTGGTCAAGCTGATGGGCCGGCACTCGGGGTTCATCGCCTGTTACTCCACCCTGGCGAAGGACGACGCCGACTACGTGCTCATCCCCGAGGTGCCCTTCGCCCTCGACGGGGAGCGCGGGTTCCTGGAGCACCTGCGCCGCCGCGTCGAGGACCGCGGGCACGCCGTCGTGGTCGTCGCCGAGGGCGCCGGCCAGGAGCACATCGAGGGCGAGGAGCCCGGCCGGGACGCGTCCGGCAACGTCCGCTTCGGCGACATCGGCCGGCTGCTGCGCCGGCTGGTCGTCGAGCACTTCGACGCCCACGGCACCGAGACCAACGTCCGCTACTTCGACCCCAGCTACGCCATCCGCAGCGTCCCGGCCAACCCGTTCGACAGCGCCTACTGCCTGCGCCTGGCCCACGCCGCCGTGCACGCGGCGATGGCCGGGCGCACCGAGGTGATCGTGGCGCGGCGGCGGCGCCGGTTCGTGCACATGCCGATGCCGCTGGCGGTCAGCCGCCGCAACCACGTCGACCCGATGGGCGACCTGTGGCTGTCGGTGCTGGAGGCCACCGGGCAGCCGGTGCGCTTCGAGTGA
- a CDS encoding CoA-acylating methylmalonate-semialdehyde dehydrogenase, protein MTLTTTPSTTPSTTPHIPHWIDGARREGASGRTGEVTDPATGEVTGHVALAGVEEVDAAVASAAAAFLAWRDTSLARRTAMLFRFRELLNARKPELAAIITAEHGKVLDDALGEVSRGQEVVEYACGVPSLVRGGFTENASTGVDVHSVRQPLGPVAVISPFNFPAMVPMWFFPIAIATGNTVVLKPSEQDPSAAVWLAELWAEAGLPDGVFTVVQGDRVAVDRLLEHPDVRAVSFVGSTAVARHVYETGTRHGKRVQALGGAKNHMVVLPDADLDLAADAAVNAGFGSAGERCMAISAVVAVGGIGDDLVARIAGRTATLRTGDGRKGCDMGPLISRRHRDRVASYVDAGELQGADVVVDGRQVTPDGAEDGFWLGPTLLDRVAPDMSVYTDEVFGPVLSVLRVDTYEQAVALVNANEYGNGTAVFTNDGGAARRFQHEVEVGMIGVNVPIPVPMAYYSFGGWKNSLFGDSHAHGADGVHFYTRGKVITSRWLDPSHGGLDLGFPRNG, encoded by the coding sequence GTGACGCTCACCACGACCCCCAGCACGACCCCCAGCACGACCCCGCACATCCCGCACTGGATCGACGGCGCCCGCCGCGAGGGCGCCAGCGGCCGCACCGGGGAGGTGACCGACCCCGCGACCGGCGAGGTCACCGGCCACGTCGCGCTGGCCGGCGTCGAGGAGGTCGACGCCGCGGTCGCCTCGGCGGCAGCCGCCTTCCTCGCCTGGCGGGACACCTCGCTGGCCCGGCGGACCGCGATGCTGTTCCGCTTCCGCGAGCTGCTCAACGCCCGCAAGCCCGAGCTGGCCGCGATCATCACCGCCGAGCACGGCAAGGTCCTCGACGACGCCCTCGGCGAGGTCTCCCGCGGCCAGGAGGTCGTCGAGTACGCCTGCGGCGTGCCCTCGCTGGTCCGCGGCGGGTTCACCGAGAACGCCTCCACCGGCGTCGACGTGCACTCCGTGCGCCAGCCGCTGGGCCCGGTGGCGGTGATCAGCCCGTTCAACTTCCCGGCGATGGTCCCGATGTGGTTCTTCCCGATCGCCATCGCCACCGGCAACACCGTCGTCCTCAAGCCCAGCGAGCAGGACCCCTCGGCCGCGGTCTGGCTGGCCGAGCTGTGGGCCGAGGCCGGCCTGCCCGACGGCGTCTTCACCGTCGTCCAGGGCGACCGGGTCGCCGTCGACCGGCTCCTGGAGCACCCCGACGTCAGGGCCGTCTCCTTCGTCGGCTCCACCGCCGTCGCCCGGCACGTCTACGAGACCGGCACCCGGCACGGCAAGCGCGTGCAGGCCCTCGGCGGGGCGAAGAACCACATGGTCGTGCTGCCCGACGCCGACCTGGACCTCGCCGCCGACGCGGCGGTGAACGCCGGGTTCGGGTCCGCCGGGGAGCGGTGCATGGCGATCAGCGCGGTGGTCGCCGTCGGCGGCATCGGCGACGACCTGGTCGCCCGCATCGCCGGGCGCACCGCCACGCTGCGCACCGGCGACGGCCGCAAGGGCTGCGACATGGGCCCGCTGATCAGCCGGCGGCACCGCGACCGGGTGGCCTCCTACGTCGACGCCGGCGAGCTGCAGGGCGCCGACGTCGTCGTCGACGGCCGGCAGGTGACCCCCGACGGCGCCGAGGACGGCTTCTGGCTCGGCCCCACCCTGCTGGACCGGGTGGCGCCGGACATGAGCGTCTACACCGACGAGGTCTTCGGCCCGGTGCTGTCGGTGCTGCGGGTGGACACCTACGAGCAGGCCGTCGCGCTGGTCAACGCCAACGAGTACGGCAACGGCACCGCGGTCTTCACCAACGACGGCGGTGCCGCACGGCGCTTCCAGCACGAGGTGGAGGTCGGGATGATCGGCGTCAACGTGCCCATCCCCGTCCCCATGGCCTACTACTCCTTCGGCGGGTGGAAGAACTCGCTGTTCGGCGACTCGCACGCCCACGGCGCCGACGGCGTGCACTTCTACACCCGCGGCAAGGTGATCACCTCCCGCTGGCTGGACCCCAGCCACGGCGGCCTGGACCTCGGCTTCCCCCGGAACGGCTGA
- a CDS encoding PGPGW domain-containing protein, translated as MRQTVVAVLGGLLTLAGIALLVLPGPGFVLVAAGLAVLSTQFAWARRPLDYAKDKAREGIEEVARSPWRAVGAVLCAAVLVGLGIAALAGVDLPLVNAFSAVLLVVSGVFLLGTVGYARLRGAGGVR; from the coding sequence ATGCGACAGACGGTCGTCGCCGTGCTCGGCGGGCTGCTGACCCTGGCCGGGATCGCGCTGCTGGTGCTGCCCGGGCCCGGCTTCGTGCTGGTCGCCGCCGGCCTGGCGGTGCTGTCCACCCAGTTCGCCTGGGCGCGCCGGCCGCTGGACTACGCCAAGGACAAGGCGCGCGAGGGCATCGAGGAGGTGGCCCGCAGCCCCTGGCGGGCGGTCGGCGCCGTGCTGTGCGCCGCGGTGCTCGTCGGCCTGGGGATCGCCGCGCTGGCCGGGGTGGACCTGCCCCTGGTCAACGCCTTCAGCGCGGTGCTGCTCGTGGTCAGCGGCGTCTTCCTGCTCGGCACCGTCGGCTACGCCCGCCTGCGGGGCGCCGGCGGGGTGCGCTGA
- a CDS encoding amino acid permease, with protein MSDRARHSVLRRMPVEQVGEDDAGGGAGTLAKSLGLWQLTAIGVGGIIGVGIFSLAGLVAAGDEENPGVGPAVLIAFLVAGLASAAAALSYAEFAGMVPRAGSAYTYGYVALGEVVAWFIGWDLLLEYIAIVAVVAIGISGYLAAFLDGFGVTLPAALTASAEEGGVVNVPAVVICLLVTVILSRGTRTFGRFELVAVAVKIALILFIIGLGVFYVDTGNYDPFLPAGFGPVLTGAATVFFAVFGYDAMSTAAEEAEDGRRHMPRAIVLSLVVAMVLYVAATLVLTGMQDYREIDPTAGFASAFTSVGLPVVAGVISVFAVLSILTVMLTFLLGVTRVWFAMSRDGLLPRWFAGVDRNGTPQRVTWIAGIGAALLAGVFPIRAVADLTNIGILSAFVVVCLAVILFRYTRPDAPRSFRLPLMPVVPAFGVLCSLFLMVQLPWETWARFGAWLVIGLVVYVAYGRRHSLLNPDSPHHRRPTATP; from the coding sequence ATGAGCGATCGGGCCCGGCACTCCGTCCTGCGGCGCATGCCGGTCGAGCAGGTGGGCGAGGACGACGCGGGCGGCGGGGCGGGCACGCTGGCCAAGAGCCTGGGCCTGTGGCAGCTGACCGCCATCGGCGTCGGCGGCATCATCGGCGTCGGCATCTTCTCCCTCGCCGGGCTGGTCGCCGCCGGGGACGAGGAGAACCCCGGCGTGGGGCCGGCCGTGCTCATCGCCTTCCTCGTCGCCGGCCTGGCGTCGGCGGCCGCGGCGCTGTCCTACGCGGAGTTCGCCGGGATGGTCCCGCGTGCGGGCTCCGCCTACACCTACGGCTACGTGGCCCTCGGCGAGGTCGTCGCGTGGTTCATCGGCTGGGACCTGCTGCTGGAGTACATCGCCATCGTCGCCGTGGTGGCGATCGGCATCTCCGGCTACCTGGCGGCGTTCCTCGACGGCTTCGGCGTGACCCTGCCCGCCGCGCTCACCGCGTCGGCCGAGGAGGGCGGGGTGGTCAACGTGCCCGCCGTCGTCATCTGCCTGCTGGTCACCGTCATCCTCAGCCGCGGGACCCGCACCTTCGGCCGCTTCGAGCTGGTGGCCGTGGCGGTCAAGATCGCGCTGATCCTGTTCATCATCGGCCTGGGCGTCTTCTACGTCGACACCGGGAACTACGACCCGTTCCTGCCCGCAGGCTTCGGCCCGGTGCTCACCGGCGCGGCCACCGTCTTCTTCGCGGTGTTCGGCTACGACGCCATGAGCACCGCGGCCGAGGAGGCCGAGGACGGCAGGCGGCACATGCCCCGGGCGATCGTCCTGTCCCTGGTCGTCGCGATGGTGCTCTACGTGGCGGCCACGCTGGTGCTCACCGGCATGCAGGACTACCGGGAGATCGACCCGACCGCCGGCTTCGCCTCGGCCTTCACCAGCGTCGGCCTGCCGGTGGTCGCCGGCGTCATCTCGGTGTTCGCCGTGCTGTCCATCCTCACCGTCATGCTGACCTTCCTGCTCGGGGTCACCCGGGTGTGGTTCGCCATGAGCCGCGACGGCCTGCTGCCCCGGTGGTTCGCCGGGGTGGACCGCAACGGCACCCCGCAGCGGGTCACCTGGATCGCCGGCATCGGCGCGGCCCTGCTCGCCGGCGTCTTCCCGATCCGCGCCGTGGCGGACCTGACGAACATCGGCATCCTGTCGGCGTTCGTCGTCGTGTGCCTGGCGGTCATCCTGTTCCGCTACACCCGGCCCGACGCCCCCCGCTCCTTCCGGCTGCCGCTCATGCCGGTGGTCCCCGCGTTCGGCGTCCTCTGCTCGCTGTTCCTGATGGTGCAGCTGCCGTGGGAGACCTGGGCGCGCTTCGGCGCCTGGCTGGTCATCGGGCTGGTCGTCTACGTCGCCTACGGCCGCCGCCACTCCCTGCTCAACCCGGACAGCCCGCACCACCGGCGGCCGACCGCCACCCCCTGA
- a CDS encoding MBL fold metallo-hydrolase — MTDAADEQVPVRVLGGPTVLIGYGGLRVLTDPTFDGPGEYPLGGGRVLTKTAPPAAGPADLGALDVVLLSHDQHPDNLDTSGRALLADVPVVLTTRSAAARLGGGVRGLAPWESVQLPRPDGGPVTVTATPARHGPEGCEPVTGEVVGFLLTAEGLPTVHVSGDNAALDVVREIAGRAGPVDTALLFAGAARTALFDGALLTVDGAGAAEAAALLGARRVVVAHCDSWAHFSEGRDEVVAAFTAAGLADRLQPA, encoded by the coding sequence GTGACCGACGCCGCCGACGAGCAGGTGCCCGTGCGCGTCCTCGGCGGGCCGACCGTGCTGATCGGCTACGGCGGGCTGCGCGTGCTCACCGACCCGACCTTCGACGGCCCGGGCGAGTACCCGCTCGGCGGGGGCCGGGTGCTCACCAAGACCGCCCCGCCGGCCGCCGGCCCGGCCGACCTCGGTGCGCTGGACGTGGTGCTGCTCTCCCACGACCAGCACCCGGACAACCTCGACACCTCCGGCCGCGCCCTGCTCGCCGACGTCCCCGTCGTGCTGACCACCCGCAGCGCCGCCGCGCGCCTGGGCGGCGGCGTCCGCGGGCTGGCCCCCTGGGAGTCGGTGCAGCTGCCCCGGCCGGACGGTGGCCCGGTGACCGTGACGGCGACGCCGGCCCGGCACGGGCCGGAGGGCTGCGAGCCGGTCACCGGGGAGGTCGTCGGCTTCCTGCTCACCGCCGAGGGCCTGCCGACCGTGCACGTCAGCGGGGACAACGCCGCGCTGGACGTCGTCCGGGAGATCGCCGGGCGGGCCGGGCCGGTGGACACCGCGCTGCTGTTCGCCGGTGCCGCCCGCACCGCGCTGTTCGACGGCGCGCTGCTCACCGTCGACGGCGCGGGGGCCGCGGAGGCCGCCGCGCTGCTCGGCGCCCGCCGCGTCGTGGTCGCCCACTGCGACAGCTGGGCGCACTTCAGCGAGGGCCGCGACGAGGTCGTCGCCGCCTTCACCGCCGCCGGGCTCGCCGACCGCCTGCAGCCGGCCTGA
- a CDS encoding NAD-dependent epimerase/dehydratase family protein: MRVLVTGASGMLGRATAGALLDRGDEVTVLQRRTAGLPCREVLGDVADPAVVRRAARGQDAVLHLAAKVDVTGPWAEYASANIAGTRAVVEACRAGGVGRLVHVSSPSVAHAGTALVGVGAGPADPDRARGRYSRSKAVAELDALAADSPALAVLAVRPHLVWGPGDAQLVGRIVARARAGRLPVIGSGAALIDTTYVDDAASALVAAVDACGPVHGEALVVSNGQPRPVAEVLHRLCRAAGVPGPRGRAPFAAAYAAGAAVEAVWAVSRRRSTPPMTRFLAEQLATAHWFDQRRTRAALGWAPRVGLDEGFARLRAWSAAAAPAAA, from the coding sequence GTGAGGGTGCTGGTCACCGGGGCGAGCGGGATGCTCGGCCGGGCCACCGCCGGCGCGCTGCTCGACCGCGGCGACGAGGTCACCGTGCTACAGCGCCGGACGGCCGGCCTGCCGTGCCGGGAGGTGCTCGGCGACGTCGCCGACCCGGCCGTCGTGCGGCGTGCCGCCCGCGGGCAGGACGCCGTGCTGCACCTGGCCGCGAAGGTCGACGTCACCGGGCCGTGGGCGGAGTACGCCTCGGCCAACATCGCCGGCACCCGCGCCGTGGTGGAGGCCTGCCGCGCCGGGGGCGTAGGCCGGCTGGTGCACGTCTCCTCCCCGTCGGTGGCGCACGCCGGCACCGCGCTGGTGGGGGTCGGTGCCGGGCCGGCCGACCCGGACCGCGCCCGCGGGCGCTACTCCCGCTCCAAGGCCGTGGCCGAGCTGGACGCGCTCGCCGCGGACTCCCCCGCCCTGGCCGTGCTCGCCGTCCGCCCCCACCTGGTGTGGGGCCCGGGCGACGCCCAGCTGGTCGGGCGAATCGTGGCGCGGGCGCGCGCCGGGCGGCTGCCGGTCATCGGCTCGGGCGCGGCGCTGATCGACACCACCTACGTCGACGACGCCGCGAGCGCCCTGGTGGCCGCCGTGGACGCCTGCGGGCCGGTGCACGGGGAGGCCCTGGTGGTGTCCAACGGGCAACCGCGCCCGGTGGCGGAGGTGCTGCACCGGCTGTGCCGGGCCGCGGGGGTGCCCGGGCCGCGCGGCCGGGCGCCGTTCGCCGCGGCGTACGCGGCCGGTGCCGCGGTGGAGGCGGTGTGGGCGGTGTCCCGCCGGCGGTCGACCCCGCCGATGACCCGGTTCCTGGCCGAGCAGCTGGCCACCGCGCACTGGTTCGACCAGCGCCGGACCCGCGCGGCCCTGGGGTGGGCGCCGCGGGTGGGCCTGGACGAGGGGTTCGCCCGGCTGCGCGCGTGGTCCGCGGCCGCGGCGCCGGCCGCGGCCTGA